The nucleotide window TCCCGCGCGGGCGGGAAGCCGGGGATCTGCCGGGACTCGTCCGGCACGGCCGGCTGCACCGGCAGCTGCGGAAGGCCGGGCGCCGACGGCTTGGTGGGCCGCACCGGCCTCGCGGGCCTGCCGGCCGACGGGCCGGAGACCCCGGACCATCCGCCCCGGCCGGAGCCGGCGGGCCGCCAGGTCGAGTGCGCCGGGACGAGCCCCTTGGCCGGCGTCCGGCGGCGCGTGCTCTGGCCGTACCCCTTGGGTCTGGTCTTCTGTTTCTGAGCGTGACCCCGCACGACCCCGGGCCCGCCCGGTGACGACGACCCGGCGGACGCCGAGGCGTCCGGTGTTCCGGCGCCCGGCCCGGCCGAGGCCTGCGGCGAGACCCGCACGGGCCCGGACGACGCCGGCGGAAGGAACGGCACGTCCATCGCCCCGCCGCGGTTCTCCTCGAGTTCGTTGGATCCCGCGGTGATCGCCGCCAGCGTCGGCAATGATGCCAAACCGACCAACATGGCAACAATCAGTACATATCGGCGCGTGGTTCCGGCGAATCCGTGCTCGGCACTGTAGACACCGTTCAAGCGCCTGCGCATCACCTTGACCGGCGGGACGAGCCCGTCGTCGCCCGGTTGCTCCGGCACGGCCTGCACCCCCTGCACATAAAGATCGACTTGGATCGGACTCGGCTATCGAGGTGAACGACGCATGCCCGTCCGGGCAGCGGCGAAAAGTGCCCGTTCAGACGGAAGTGACCGTACGAAAACCGCTTAATAGGACAAAAGTGGGCACCAATGGCCGAGCCGAGATTTCGTATCTGTGATCGACCTGACCTGTGGCGCCACTCACGTTCTCTGCGAGGATGGTGACGACGGCACCGCCGTCGCCGGCTGTACATCAGCGGAAGGCGGTGGTCGTCGTTACTCCCCCAGGCGGGGTCTTCCACCACGCCTGCCAGCCGCGCGGCAACCCCACCCGGGCCAGGCGCGGCGCACCCCAGCGGTCAGCCGCGCGGACGGGCAACACCCGCCGTGGGCCAGAGAGATGAAACAGGGAGACACGGATGGCGAACGGCGAAAGCGAAGTCGGGGCAGACGCCCCGGCGGGCGGTTTCGTTCAGCTGCTCACGCCCGACGGTGAGCGCGTGGACAGCGCCACCACGGCGGACGGCGTGACGTACTCGGTCGACTTCACCGACGACGAGTACCGCGAGCTCTACCGGGACCTCGTGACGGTCCGCCGCCTCGACGCCGAGGCGACCGCGCTGCAACGGCAGGGCGAGCTGGGCATCTGGGCCAGCCTGCTGGGCCAGGAGGCCGCACAGGTCGGCTCGGGCCGCGCGCTGCGACCGCAGGACATGGCGTTCCCCACCTACCGCGAGCACGGCGTGCTCTACACCCGCGGTATCGACCCGATCATGCCGTTCGGCCTGTTCCGCGGCGTCGATCAGGGCGGCTGGGACGCGAACAAGTACAAGTTCAACGGCTACACGATCGTCATCGGGTCGCAGACGCTGCACGCCACCGGCTACGCCATGGGCATCACCATGGACGGCAAGACCGGCACCCCGGACGGCGAGGCGGTCATCGCCTACTTCGGCGACGGCGCCACCAGCCAGGGCGAGGTCAACGAGTCGTTCGTCTGGGCCGGGGTGTTCCACGCCCCGATGGTCTTCTTCTGCCAGAACAACCAGTACGCGATCTCCGAGCCGCTCGAGCGGC belongs to Amorphoplanes digitatis and includes:
- the pdhA gene encoding pyruvate dehydrogenase (acetyl-transferring) E1 component subunit alpha; amino-acid sequence: MANGESEVGADAPAGGFVQLLTPDGERVDSATTADGVTYSVDFTDDEYRELYRDLVTVRRLDAEATALQRQGELGIWASLLGQEAAQVGSGRALRPQDMAFPTYREHGVLYTRGIDPIMPFGLFRGVDQGGWDANKYKFNGYTIVIGSQTLHATGYAMGITMDGKTGTPDGEAVIAYFGDGATSQGEVNESFVWAGVFHAPMVFFCQNNQYAISEPLERQTRIPLYRRAAGFGFPGVRIDGNDVLATYAVTRAALDQARNGQGPTLIEAYTYRMGAHTSSDDPTRYRIASEVESWKAKDPISRLKAFLTKQQIADDTFFGEVDDSARTLALDLRERVLAMPDPQPVSMFDHVYPNGSPEIDAQRAQFAAYEASFEGSAH